A window of Streptomyces broussonetiae genomic DNA:
CGAGAAGCACTTCAAGGCCATCAAGGACGCCTTCCCGCAGCTGGTGATCCACTCGCTGGGCGCGTCCGAGGTCGAGCACATGGCCCGGATCAGCGGGGTGTCGGTCGAGGAGGCCATCACCCGGATCCACGAGGCCGGTCTCGATTCCTTCGCGGGCGCCGGCGCGGAGTTGCTCCCCGAGCGGCCCCGCAAGGCGATCGCGCCGCTGAAGGAGTCCGGTGAGCGCTGGCTGGAGATCATGGAGGCCGCGCACCGGCTGGGCGTGGAGTCGACCTCCACGATGCTGATGGGCACCGGCGAGACGAACGCGGAGCGGATCGAGCACCTGCGGATGATCCGGGACGTGCAGGACCGCACGGGCGGTTTCCGGGCGTTCATCCCGTACACGTACCAGCCCGAGAACAACCACCTCAAGGGCCGTACGCAGGCGACGCTGTTCGAGTACCTGCGGATGATCGCGATCGCCCGGCTGTTCCTGGACAACGTCCGGCACATCCAGGGCTCGTGGCTGACCACGGGCAAGGAGGTCGGCCAGCTGTCGCTGCACTACGGCGCGGACGACCTGGGCTCGATCATGCTGGAGGAGAACGTGGTCTCCTCGGCCGGTGCCAGGCACCGTTCCAACCGTCTGGAGATCATCGACCTGATCCGCAAGGCGGGCCGCGTCCCGGCGCAGCGCGCCACGACGTACGAGCACCTCGTCGTGCACGACGACCCGGCGAACGACCCCGTCGACGACCGCGTCGTCTCCCACATCTCCTCCACGGCCATCGAGGGCGGCACCGCCCACCCCGAGCTGAAGCTGCTGACGTCCAACTGAGCGGCCGGTGCTGACGATTCACGCCGCCCCGCTGGTACTCCCGGTGGGCGCGGCACCCGTCGCGGACGGGGCCGTCGTGGTGGACGGCGACCGGATCACGGCCGTCGGGCCGTACGAGGTGGCCGTCGCCGCGGCGCCGGAAGCCAGGGTGCGGCGGTGGCCGGGTGTGCTCACACCGGGCCTGCGCCAGTGGCACGCGCTGTGGCTGCTGCGCCGCTGTTACCACCCCGACCCGCGCGAAGCCGACGAGCTGGGCGAACTGCCGCTGTGGGGCGAGCGGTTGACCGCCCTGGGCGACCTCACCGAGACCCGCTGGGCGGGCAGTGTCCGGCGCGGTGTGCAGCGGATGCTGCGGTACGGCACGACGGCGGTCGCGTCCCCGGGGGCACGCTTCGCCGATCCGCTGGTGGCCACGGCCGTCGCCCGGTCCGGGCTGGCCGTCGTCGGTGTCCGGGGTGCCCCCGGCATGCTGCTGGGCGAGCGTCCCGACCTCGACCCGTTCGCCGAGGGGCACGACCTCGCCGGCACGGTCCACGGCCCCCTGACCGTCGGCGGCCGGGCCGACCTGGCCGTGTTCGACGTGCCCGACGAGTCGGCCCTGAAGGAGCGCGGCGCGGTGACCTGCGTGGCGACCGTACTGGGCGGCCGGCTGGTGTACCGGAGCCGCTGACGGGGCTCGACCGGAGCACCTCTGCCCGAACGCCCCCGAACCCGGCTGGGTGGAGGACGCGGCGGCACGCAGGAAGCCCCGGCCTTTCCCGTGGGACCGGGCTGCAACAATGGGTGGGTGACCCGCGCTTCCCTGAACAAGCAGCCGCACGAAGTCGCCTCGATGTTCGACGACGTGGCGGAACGGTACGACCTGACGAACGCCGTGCTCTCGCTCGGCCAGGACCGGCGCTGGCGCAAGGAGGTGGCGAGGGCGGTCGACGCACGTCCCGCGCAGAAGGTCCTCGACCTCGCGGCCGGTACGGCCACCTCCTCGCTGCCCTTCGCCCGGACCGGCGCGTACGTCGTCCCCTGCGACTTCTCGGTCGGGATGCTCCAGGTCGGCAAGAACAAGCACACCTGGCTGCCGTTCACGGCCGGGGACGCGACGAAGCTGCCGTTCAAGGACGACACCTTCGACGCCGTCACGATCTCCTTCGGGCTGCGCAACGTCCAGGACTTCGACGCGGCCCTGCGCGAGATGTACCGGGTGACCCGGCCCGGTGGTCGCGTGGTGATCTGCGAGTTCTCGACCCCGACCTGGGCGCCGTTCCGCACCGTCTACACCGAGTACCTGATGCGGGCGTTGCCGCCGGTCGCGCGCGCGGTCTCCTCGAACCCGGACGCCTACGTCTACCTCGCCGAGTCCATCCGTGCCTGGCCCGATCAGCCCGCCCTTGCCGAACGGCTGCGCAAGGCGGGCTGGTCGAAGGTGGCGTACCGCAACCTCACCGGCGGCGTGGTCGCGCTGCACCGGGGCTTCAAGGAGAGCTGACCTAGCGGTCGATCATCTCGAAGGTGTCGCCCGGCTCGCCGAGTTCACGCTGCATCCCGCCGCTCGGCGGGCGCGGGATGCGTGGCTCTCGCACGCCTCCGCCGCCCTCGCCCTCGCCGAAGTCGAACCACACGTACACCATCGAGTCCGGCGGCACCTCGGCACCGGGCTGCGGATACTGGCGTACGACGTAGTCGACGACGGCGAGGTGGAAGTCGGGGCGGTCCGGCGCGTTGAGGAACAGGCCCCGCGCCTGGGCCGTTTCGCGCGCGTCCACGGCCATCAGTCCGACCAGCCGTGGTACACGCACTTCAGGTGTTTTGGGTGTTATGCGCACAGATGTCACCCCCAGCGGTACTGGAAGGGTAACCCCCTGCCTGCCCCACCCGGAAGGCGCCGGTGTCTTTCTGTAGTAGACGACTACTCTGCGTCAGTGGCCGCCAGGGTGAGGTCGCCGGGGCGGGAGCCGAGGGAGAGCCGGAAGCAGAGCGCCGGCTCGTCCAGGGTCGGGTGCGGATAGGTCTCCGCCGGCCGCATGCCGAGCCGCCGGGTCACCGCGATCGACCGCTCGTTGCCCGGCCGGACCATCGCCACCACCTCCGGCACCCCGGCCGCCCGCACCCGCGTCAGCGTCTCGCGCGCGGCCGCGGTGACGTACCCCCTGCCCCAGTGCGCCCGGCCGAGCCGCCAGCCGATCTCGACCTCCCCGACCGGGCCCCAGTCCGGCCGCCAGGGCTGGGCGCCGGTGAAACCGATGACCTCGCCGGCCTCGTCCAGCAGCGTCCACAGGCAGA
This region includes:
- the mqnC gene encoding cyclic dehypoxanthinyl futalosine synthase translates to MTEKADLVSFDVTAVLDRAAAGGRITPEEALVLYRDAPLHALGAAADAVRRRLYAGSEHIATYIIERNINYTNVCVTACKFCAFYAAPKDTAKGWTRDLDDILRRCAETVELGGTQIMFQGGHHPDYGVEYYEKHFKAIKDAFPQLVIHSLGASEVEHMARISGVSVEEAITRIHEAGLDSFAGAGAELLPERPRKAIAPLKESGERWLEIMEAAHRLGVESTSTMLMGTGETNAERIEHLRMIRDVQDRTGGFRAFIPYTYQPENNHLKGRTQATLFEYLRMIAIARLFLDNVRHIQGSWLTTGKEVGQLSLHYGADDLGSIMLEENVVSSAGARHRSNRLEIIDLIRKAGRVPAQRATTYEHLVVHDDPANDPVDDRVVSHISSTAIEGGTAHPELKLLTSN
- a CDS encoding imidazolonepropionase-like domain-containing protein — encoded protein: MLTIHAAPLVLPVGAAPVADGAVVVDGDRITAVGPYEVAVAAAPEARVRRWPGVLTPGLRQWHALWLLRRCYHPDPREADELGELPLWGERLTALGDLTETRWAGSVRRGVQRMLRYGTTAVASPGARFADPLVATAVARSGLAVVGVRGAPGMLLGERPDLDPFAEGHDLAGTVHGPLTVGGRADLAVFDVPDESALKERGAVTCVATVLGGRLVYRSR
- a CDS encoding demethylmenaquinone methyltransferase, which produces MTRASLNKQPHEVASMFDDVAERYDLTNAVLSLGQDRRWRKEVARAVDARPAQKVLDLAAGTATSSLPFARTGAYVVPCDFSVGMLQVGKNKHTWLPFTAGDATKLPFKDDTFDAVTISFGLRNVQDFDAALREMYRVTRPGGRVVICEFSTPTWAPFRTVYTEYLMRALPPVARAVSSNPDAYVYLAESIRAWPDQPALAERLRKAGWSKVAYRNLTGGVVALHRGFKES
- a CDS encoding PASTA domain-containing protein, with translation MRVPRLVGLMAVDARETAQARGLFLNAPDRPDFHLAVVDYVVRQYPQPGAEVPPDSMVYVWFDFGEGEGGGGVREPRIPRPPSGGMQRELGEPGDTFEMIDR
- a CDS encoding GNAT family N-acetyltransferase; this encodes MNRPLPAVRLRVPTHEDAVAWHRVFDDPEVMEFYGGRRAALSVYEELTARQRRHDAEHGFCLWTLLDEAGEVIGFTGAQPWRPDWGPVGEVEIGWRLGRAHWGRGYVTAAARETLTRVRAAGVPEVVAMVRPGNERSIAVTRRLGMRPAETYPHPTLDEPALCFRLSLGSRPGDLTLAATDAE